In the Malania oleifera isolate guangnan ecotype guangnan chromosome 1, ASM2987363v1, whole genome shotgun sequence genome, one interval contains:
- the LOC131162964 gene encoding upstream activation factor subunit spp27-like isoform X6, with protein MVSDSELVGRLREFLRTSDLDTTTTGTVRRQLEEDFGVDLSAKKAFIREQVDLFLQSQFEKAGEDDYNEGEREDEENQEAEVKLEGSEGNGSKEGDEDEEEEEEESNGKSTGKKRSNKQNKEVKKRGGGFNKLCSLSPQLQQFVGVPEMARTEVVKQLWAYIREKNLQDPSNRRNIICDEALHAVFGVGSINMFQMNKALSKHIWPLEAEDAPAKSTQKEKQRKQEKQDPDDEPKRKEKRRKGGNSGGFLAPLPLSDALVKFLGTGEKALSRADVVKRMWEYIKQNNLQDPSDKRRIICDEKLKELFDVDSFNGFTVAKLLSTHFVKTEQRGFEEGDEHC; from the exons ATGGTATCGGATTCGGAGCTTGTCGGTCGGCTTCGCGAATTTCTCCGGACCTCCGACCTCGACACAACTACCACCGGCACCGTCCGTCGCCAGCTTGAAGAAGATTTTGGAGTCGATTTATCCGCCAAAAAGGCGTTTATTAGAGAGCAGGTGGATTTGTTCCTTCAGAGTCAATTCGAAAAGGCTGGGGAAGATGACTATAATGAAGGGGAACGAGAGGATGAGGAAAATCAAGAGGCGGAGGTGAAGTTAGAGGGAAGCGAAGGTAATGGTTCAAAGGAgggagatgaagatgaagaagaggaggaagaagaaagtaaCGGAAAGAGTACCGGGAAGAAAAG GTCTAACAAGCAGAATAAAGAGGTCAAGAAAAGAGGTGGTGGATTTAATAAATTATGCAGCCTTTCTCCCCAACTCCAACAATTTGTCGGAGTTCCTGAGATGGCAAGGACTGAG GTTGTCAAGCAACTTTGGGCCtatattagagagaaaaatttgCAAGACCCAAGCAATAGGAGGAATATAATTTGTGATGAGGCACTGCATGCTGTTTTTGGGGTTGGTTCTATCAACATGTTCCAAATGAATAAGGCCCTGTCAAAACATATCTGGCCACTGGAAGCGGAAGATG CTCCAGCCAAGTCTACACAGAAGGAAAAGCAGCGGAAGCAAGAAAAACAAG ATCCAGATGATGAGCCAAAACGAAAGGAGAAACGGCGAAAGGGAGGAAATTCAGGTGGTTTTCTTGCTCCACTTCCACTTTCAGATGCTCTAGTAAAATTCCTTGGTACTGGAGAAAAGGCATTGTCACGAGCTGATGTAGTAAAGAGAATGTGGGAATACATAAAACAAAACAACCTCCAG GATCCATCTGATAAAAGGAGAATAATTTGTGATGAGAAGCTGAAAGAACTCTTTGATGTCGACTCCTTCAATGGCTTCACTGTTGCAAAACTCCTATCCACTCATTTCGTAAAAACAGAACA
- the LOC131162964 gene encoding upstream activation factor subunit spp27-like isoform X5 produces the protein MVSDSELVGRLREFLRTSDLDTTTTGTVRRQLEEDFGVDLSAKKAFIREQVDLFLQSQFEKAGEDDYNEGEREDEENQEAEVKLEGSEGNGSKEGDEDEEEEEEESNGKSTGKKRSNKQNKEVKKRGGGFNKLCSLSPQLQQFVGVPEMARTEVVKQLWAYIREKNLQDPSNRRNIICDEALHAVFGVGSINMFQMNKALSKHIWPLEAEDAAPAKSTQKEKQRKQEKQDPDDEPKRKEKRRKGGNSGGFLAPLPLSDALVKFLGTGEKALSRADVVKRMWEYIKQNNLQDPSDKRRIICDEKLKELFDVDSFNGFTVAKLLSTHFVKTEQRGFEEGDEHC, from the exons ATGGTATCGGATTCGGAGCTTGTCGGTCGGCTTCGCGAATTTCTCCGGACCTCCGACCTCGACACAACTACCACCGGCACCGTCCGTCGCCAGCTTGAAGAAGATTTTGGAGTCGATTTATCCGCCAAAAAGGCGTTTATTAGAGAGCAGGTGGATTTGTTCCTTCAGAGTCAATTCGAAAAGGCTGGGGAAGATGACTATAATGAAGGGGAACGAGAGGATGAGGAAAATCAAGAGGCGGAGGTGAAGTTAGAGGGAAGCGAAGGTAATGGTTCAAAGGAgggagatgaagatgaagaagaggaggaagaagaaagtaaCGGAAAGAGTACCGGGAAGAAAAG GTCTAACAAGCAGAATAAAGAGGTCAAGAAAAGAGGTGGTGGATTTAATAAATTATGCAGCCTTTCTCCCCAACTCCAACAATTTGTCGGAGTTCCTGAGATGGCAAGGACTGAG GTTGTCAAGCAACTTTGGGCCtatattagagagaaaaatttgCAAGACCCAAGCAATAGGAGGAATATAATTTGTGATGAGGCACTGCATGCTGTTTTTGGGGTTGGTTCTATCAACATGTTCCAAATGAATAAGGCCCTGTCAAAACATATCTGGCCACTGGAAGCGGAAGATG CAGCTCCAGCCAAGTCTACACAGAAGGAAAAGCAGCGGAAGCAAGAAAAACAAG ATCCAGATGATGAGCCAAAACGAAAGGAGAAACGGCGAAAGGGAGGAAATTCAGGTGGTTTTCTTGCTCCACTTCCACTTTCAGATGCTCTAGTAAAATTCCTTGGTACTGGAGAAAAGGCATTGTCACGAGCTGATGTAGTAAAGAGAATGTGGGAATACATAAAACAAAACAACCTCCAG GATCCATCTGATAAAAGGAGAATAATTTGTGATGAGAAGCTGAAAGAACTCTTTGATGTCGACTCCTTCAATGGCTTCACTGTTGCAAAACTCCTATCCACTCATTTCGTAAAAACAGAACA